In Candidatus Hydrogenedentota bacterium, one genomic interval encodes:
- the queF gene encoding NADPH-dependent 7-cyano-7-deazaguanine reductase QueF encodes MKKKNDAHTQFTAEDKVLPFDGPEKIDRHCLECFPYEYSHTPSGQELEIITETDEFTSVCPFSGLPDFATITISYVPGEWCLELRSLKYYLLSYRNVGIWYEHLVNRMLEDLVECCKPRRMTVEIACNPRGGLASVVRTQYVARAPKKPASKSKK; translated from the coding sequence ATGAAGAAAAAAAACGATGCCCACACCCAGTTCACTGCAGAGGATAAAGTACTGCCCTTTGATGGTCCGGAAAAGATTGACCGTCACTGTTTAGAATGTTTCCCCTACGAATACAGCCATACGCCTAGCGGTCAAGAACTCGAAATCATTACGGAAACAGACGAGTTCACTTCAGTCTGCCCCTTTTCTGGTTTACCCGATTTCGCCACTATTACGATCAGCTACGTACCCGGTGAATGGTGCTTAGAACTGCGCTCCTTAAAATATTATCTGCTTTCCTACCGTAACGTGGGCATCTGGTATGAACATCTGGTCAACCGCATGCTCGAAGATCTTGTGGAATGCTGCAAGCCGCGGCGCATGACGGTTGAAATAGCCTGCAACCCTCGCGGCGGTTTGGCAAGCGTCGTTAGAACCCAATATGTTGCAAGGGCTCCTAAAAAACCTGCGTCGAAATCCAAGAAATAA
- a CDS encoding discoidin domain-containing protein gives MAVIAALMLCMPLVSQAQDADLEEINIELPEPFFGGTPIDYWSPNLEPLDYKDRPPFMAPKGASNVAKGKAVTSSVPPVHGELKQLTDGDKHYARTSLIELPDGAQWVQVDLEKECSIYAILLWHFHEGNRVYFDIVVQASNDKEFNENVTTVYNNDHDNSAGLGVGKDKEYQESYKGRLIEVEDLKARYLRFYSKGNTADDFNHYVEVEVYGK, from the coding sequence ATGGCTGTTATTGCTGCACTGATGCTGTGCATGCCCTTAGTTTCTCAGGCACAGGACGCCGATCTTGAAGAAATCAATATTGAACTGCCGGAGCCTTTCTTCGGCGGTACGCCCATTGATTATTGGAGCCCCAATCTTGAACCCCTCGATTATAAAGATCGCCCGCCCTTCATGGCACCCAAAGGCGCTAGCAACGTAGCCAAAGGTAAAGCCGTTACGAGCAGCGTTCCTCCCGTTCATGGCGAACTCAAACAGCTCACCGACGGCGATAAGCACTATGCCCGAACCAGCTTGATCGAATTGCCCGACGGCGCACAGTGGGTGCAGGTTGACCTGGAAAAAGAATGCTCCATCTACGCAATCCTCTTATGGCACTTCCATGAAGGTAACCGCGTCTATTTCGATATCGTCGTTCAAGCTTCCAACGATAAAGAATTTAATGAAAACGTGACGACGGTCTATAACAATGACCACGATAATTCCGCCGGCCTCGGTGTAGGAAAAGATAAAGAATATCAAGAGAGCTACAAAGGCCGTCTCATCGAAGTCGAGGACTTGAAGGCCCGTTATCTGCGCTTCTACAGTAAAGGCAACACGGCTGATGATTTTAATCATTACGTGGAAGTTGAAGTTTACGGCAAATAA